The proteins below come from a single Leifsonia sp. 1010 genomic window:
- a CDS encoding glycosyltransferase family 2 protein: MFIFLLQLRHMLGGHPEFYLFAIYSALIWVIWIVKVLMSRRYRAYTGEFTGTTSVVVPVVDEPLDLFRDVLGRMVEQKPGEIIVVINGAPNPELAEVCEEFAPLVRWVHTPIPGKRNAVMIGTKMSTGEITVLVDSDTIWTEGTLAELVKPFADDRVGGVTTKQRILEPTRSWITRWADWLENSRALYSMPAQSVVGQIGCLPGRTIAFRRSILMRVMDKFMTEKFLGVFLEVSDDRTLTNLTLKEGYRTVYQHTSLVYTDAPLKVKKLFKQQLRWARGSQYNTFRMLPWMLGHAPVLAFFFVMDIILPFMLAGVIGGWIYRSITGGGYNFYEGFLKSYGIEGGILTVVALMVASSVISMSIRQIRHLSEKPSDFFRLPVFIIVSTFFLMPIRLIGFFRMAHASGWGTRAGAYAGGPAEISSEEEIAAHATGAAPSGHAAPALPDSVGGMTTATALATRTQLATRAEVKAAATAPAAKPAKASRRKFNPLAAIPYLIGIAILTLEALFLV, from the coding sequence GTGTTCATCTTCCTGTTGCAGCTCCGCCACATGCTGGGCGGGCATCCCGAGTTCTACCTCTTCGCGATCTACTCGGCGCTGATCTGGGTCATCTGGATCGTCAAAGTGCTCATGTCCCGGCGCTACCGCGCCTACACCGGCGAGTTCACCGGCACGACCAGCGTGGTCGTCCCGGTCGTCGACGAGCCGCTCGACCTGTTCCGCGACGTCCTCGGCCGCATGGTCGAGCAGAAGCCGGGCGAGATCATCGTCGTCATCAACGGCGCCCCCAACCCCGAGCTCGCCGAGGTGTGCGAGGAGTTCGCGCCGCTGGTGCGCTGGGTCCACACGCCCATCCCCGGAAAGCGCAACGCCGTCATGATCGGCACCAAGATGTCGACCGGCGAGATCACGGTCCTCGTCGACTCCGACACGATCTGGACCGAGGGCACGCTGGCGGAGCTCGTCAAGCCGTTCGCGGACGACCGCGTCGGCGGCGTGACCACGAAGCAGCGCATCCTGGAGCCCACCCGCAGCTGGATCACCCGCTGGGCGGACTGGCTGGAGAACTCCCGCGCGCTCTACTCGATGCCCGCGCAGAGCGTCGTCGGCCAGATCGGCTGCCTTCCCGGCCGGACGATCGCGTTCCGCCGCTCGATCCTGATGCGGGTCATGGACAAGTTCATGACCGAGAAGTTCCTCGGCGTCTTCCTCGAGGTCTCCGACGACCGGACGCTGACGAACCTCACGCTGAAGGAGGGCTACCGCACCGTCTACCAGCACACCAGCCTGGTCTACACGGACGCCCCGCTGAAGGTGAAGAAGCTCTTCAAGCAGCAGCTCCGCTGGGCGCGCGGCAGCCAGTACAACACCTTCCGCATGCTCCCGTGGATGCTCGGGCACGCCCCGGTGCTGGCGTTCTTCTTCGTGATGGACATCATCCTGCCGTTCATGCTGGCCGGCGTCATCGGCGGCTGGATCTACCGCTCGATCACCGGCGGCGGCTACAACTTCTACGAGGGCTTCCTGAAGTCCTACGGGATCGAGGGCGGCATCCTCACCGTCGTGGCGCTGATGGTCGCGTCGTCGGTGATCAGCATGTCCATCCGGCAGATCCGCCACCTCTCCGAGAAGCCCAGTGACTTCTTCCGCCTGCCGGTGTTCATCATCGTGTCGACGTTCTTCCTCATGCCGATCCGCCTGATCGGGTTCTTCCGGATGGCGCACGCCAGTGGATGGGGCACTCGCGCCGGCGCCTACGCCGGCGGTCCCGCGGAGATCAGCTCCGAGGAGGAGATCGCGGCGCACGCCACCGGTGCCGCTCCGTCGGGCCACGCGGCGCCCGCCCTGCCCGACTCCGTGGGCGGCATGACCACCGCGACCGCGCTGGCCACCCGCACGCAGCTCGCGACCAGGGCCGAGGTCAAGGCGGCAGCCACCGCTCCCGCCGCCAAGCCCGCGAAGGCCAGCCGCCGCAAGTTCAACCCGCTCGCCGCCATCCCGTACCTGATCGGAATCGCGATCCTGACCCTGGAGGCTCTCTTCCTTGTCTGA
- a CDS encoding nitroreductase family protein — translation MSIAEATARVAETSAPLLPALAERWSPRAFDPSIGIDDITLRSALEAARWSPSAANTQPWRFIVARRGTEAFDTIVANLAGFNTVWAGSAAVLIVAAAEVVDEEGKERRWATYDLGQAVAHLTIQAHHDGLHAHQMGGFDAEALREAFQLGERFEPVSVTALGVLGDAETLPEPLRTRESAPRTRRPLDEIAELHG, via the coding sequence ATGTCCATCGCCGAAGCCACCGCGCGCGTCGCCGAGACGTCCGCCCCGCTGCTCCCCGCACTCGCCGAGCGCTGGAGCCCCCGCGCTTTCGACCCCTCGATCGGGATCGACGACATCACGCTGCGCTCCGCCCTCGAGGCGGCGCGCTGGTCGCCGTCGGCGGCGAACACGCAGCCGTGGCGCTTCATCGTCGCGCGGCGCGGCACCGAGGCCTTCGACACGATCGTCGCCAACCTCGCCGGATTCAACACCGTGTGGGCCGGATCCGCGGCGGTCCTGATCGTCGCGGCCGCCGAGGTCGTCGACGAGGAGGGGAAGGAGCGCCGGTGGGCGACCTACGACCTCGGTCAGGCCGTCGCACACCTCACCATCCAGGCCCACCACGACGGGCTCCACGCGCACCAGATGGGCGGATTCGATGCGGAGGCGCTGCGGGAGGCCTTCCAGCTCGGCGAGCGCTTCGAGCCGGTATCCGTCACCGCGCTGGGCGTGCTCGGCGACGCCGAGACCCTCCCCGAGCCGCTGCGCACCCGCGAGTCCGCGCCGCGCACCCGCCGTCCGCTCGACGAGATCGCCGAACTGCACGGCTGA
- a CDS encoding zinc-dependent alcohol dehydrogenase family protein: MRAAVIHGERDVRLEDVPTPTLYTGSGSDGLDAVVRVVAACVCGSDLWPYRGVTPTNEPRRIGHEFVGVVEQVGENVRTIRPGDFVIAPFYDCDMTCVNCRNGVSTSCLHGGWWGAQDRVGGFADGGQGEYVRVPHADGSLVATPEYPRAELIPSLLTLSDVMGTGHHAAVSAGVTEGSTVVVVGDGAVGLCAVLASTRLGASRIVAMSRHETRQALAREFGATDIVAERGDAGVAAVKELFDGIGADCVLEAVGTKESMDQAIRSARPGGMVGYVGVPNGGPELPVRPLFQSNIGVNGGVAPVRNYVEDLLQDVWSGVIEPGRVFDLEVPLTDIAEAYAAMDERRAIKTLVRP, encoded by the coding sequence ATGCGTGCTGCTGTCATCCACGGAGAGCGCGATGTGCGCCTCGAAGACGTCCCCACCCCCACCCTCTACACCGGCTCAGGATCCGACGGCCTCGACGCCGTGGTGCGCGTCGTCGCCGCCTGCGTCTGCGGCAGCGACCTCTGGCCGTACCGGGGCGTGACGCCGACCAACGAACCGCGGCGGATCGGCCACGAGTTCGTCGGTGTGGTCGAGCAGGTGGGCGAAAACGTCCGCACCATCCGTCCAGGCGACTTCGTCATCGCCCCGTTCTACGACTGCGACATGACGTGCGTGAACTGCCGCAACGGCGTCAGCACGTCGTGCCTGCATGGCGGCTGGTGGGGCGCTCAGGACCGCGTCGGCGGCTTCGCCGACGGCGGCCAGGGCGAGTACGTGCGCGTTCCGCACGCCGACGGCTCGCTCGTCGCCACCCCGGAGTACCCGCGCGCCGAGCTCATCCCGAGCCTGCTCACGCTGTCGGATGTGATGGGCACCGGCCACCACGCCGCAGTCTCCGCCGGGGTCACCGAGGGAAGCACCGTCGTCGTGGTCGGCGACGGCGCGGTCGGGCTGTGCGCTGTGCTGGCCTCCACCCGGCTGGGGGCGTCGCGGATCGTGGCCATGTCGCGGCATGAGACGCGCCAGGCGCTCGCCCGCGAGTTCGGCGCGACGGATATCGTCGCCGAGCGCGGCGACGCGGGTGTCGCGGCGGTCAAGGAGCTGTTCGACGGGATCGGGGCTGACTGCGTGCTCGAGGCCGTCGGAACCAAGGAGTCGATGGATCAGGCGATCCGCTCGGCCCGCCCCGGCGGCATGGTCGGCTACGTCGGCGTGCCGAACGGCGGCCCGGAGCTTCCGGTCCGCCCGCTGTTCCAGAGCAACATCGGCGTCAACGGCGGGGTCGCTCCCGTGCGGAATTACGTGGAGGACCTGCTGCAGGACGTCTGGTCGGGCGTCATCGAGCCGGGTCGCGTGTTCGACCTCGAGGTGCCGCTCACCGACATCGCCGAGGCGTATGCGGCGATGGACGAGCGCCGCGCCATCAAGACGCTCGTGCGGCCGTAA
- a CDS encoding AAA family ATPase, protein MANMQGAPSTQEEAKSALEQYGVNLTEIAKSGKLDPVIGRDAEIRRVSQVLTRRTKNNPVLIGEPGVGKTAVVEGLAQRIVAGDVADSLKGKQLVALDLSALVAGAMYRGQFEERLKAVLKEINDAEGQIITFVDELHILMGAGGGEGSVAASNMLKPMLARGELRLIGATTLNEYREFIEKDAALERRFQQVYVGEPSVEDTVAILRGLKGRYEAHHGVTIEDSALVAAASLSNRYITARQLPDKAIDLIDEAASRLKMEIDSAPVEIDTLQRQVERMKLEEFALKKEKDDASKERLAQLRERLHQQEDQLEELQARWRAEKASLNRVGELRSQLEEAKTRRDVALRDGRYQEASRIEYETIPGIERELAEAEQAEHEHPRMVNEQVTADDIAAVVAAWTGIPVDRLTQGETEKLLNLEHELGRRIIGQKKAVQAVSDAVRRTRAGISDPGRPTGSFLFLGPTGVGKTELAKALAAFLFDDEKAMVRIDMSEYGEKFSVSRLVGAPPGYVGYEQGGQLTEAVRRRPYSVILLDEVEKAHPEVFDVLLQVLDDGRLTDGQGRTVDFRNTILVLTSNLGSQFLVDPTLNPTEREEAVLQMVRQAFKPEFVNRLDDIVVFSALTQEELGEIVELGIDHLMQRLTERRLELAVTPDARAWLAERGYDPIYGARPLRRLMQREIEDRLATALLAGEVRDGDLVRVDLDREADHLTVAAVRE, encoded by the coding sequence ATGGCGAACATGCAGGGCGCGCCCTCCACGCAGGAGGAGGCGAAGAGCGCTCTCGAACAGTACGGCGTGAACCTCACGGAGATCGCCAAGAGCGGCAAGCTCGACCCGGTGATCGGGCGGGATGCCGAGATCCGTCGTGTCAGCCAGGTGCTGACCCGGCGCACCAAGAACAACCCCGTGCTCATCGGCGAGCCCGGCGTCGGAAAGACCGCGGTCGTCGAAGGCCTCGCCCAGCGCATCGTCGCGGGGGACGTGGCCGACTCGCTGAAGGGGAAGCAGCTGGTCGCCCTCGACCTCTCCGCGCTCGTCGCGGGCGCGATGTACCGCGGCCAGTTCGAGGAGCGGCTGAAGGCCGTCCTCAAGGAGATCAACGACGCCGAGGGCCAGATCATCACTTTCGTCGACGAGCTGCACATCCTGATGGGTGCAGGCGGCGGGGAGGGGTCGGTCGCGGCCTCCAACATGCTGAAGCCGATGCTCGCCCGCGGTGAGCTGCGCCTGATCGGAGCGACCACACTTAACGAGTACCGCGAGTTCATCGAGAAGGACGCGGCCCTCGAGCGCCGCTTCCAGCAGGTCTACGTCGGCGAGCCGTCCGTGGAGGACACCGTCGCCATCCTCCGTGGCCTGAAGGGCCGCTACGAAGCCCACCATGGGGTCACCATCGAGGACTCCGCGCTCGTCGCCGCGGCATCCCTCTCGAACCGGTACATCACCGCCCGGCAGCTGCCGGACAAGGCGATCGACCTGATCGACGAGGCCGCCTCCCGGCTGAAGATGGAGATCGACTCGGCCCCGGTCGAGATCGATACCCTCCAGCGCCAGGTGGAGCGCATGAAGCTGGAGGAGTTCGCCCTCAAGAAGGAGAAGGACGACGCCAGCAAGGAGCGCCTCGCGCAGCTGCGTGAGCGCCTCCACCAGCAGGAGGACCAGCTGGAGGAGCTGCAGGCCCGGTGGCGCGCCGAGAAGGCGTCGCTCAACCGCGTCGGCGAACTGCGGTCGCAGTTGGAGGAGGCCAAGACCCGGCGTGACGTCGCGCTGCGCGACGGCCGGTACCAGGAGGCGTCGCGGATCGAGTACGAGACCATCCCGGGCATCGAGCGGGAGCTGGCGGAGGCCGAGCAGGCCGAGCACGAGCACCCGCGCATGGTGAACGAGCAGGTCACGGCCGACGACATCGCCGCCGTGGTGGCGGCGTGGACCGGCATCCCCGTCGACCGCCTCACCCAGGGCGAGACCGAGAAGCTGCTCAACCTCGAGCACGAGCTGGGCCGCCGCATCATCGGCCAGAAGAAGGCCGTCCAGGCGGTGTCGGATGCGGTCCGCCGCACCCGCGCCGGCATCTCCGACCCGGGCCGCCCGACCGGCTCCTTCCTGTTCCTCGGCCCGACCGGTGTCGGCAAGACGGAGCTGGCGAAGGCCCTCGCGGCGTTCCTGTTCGACGACGAGAAGGCCATGGTCCGCATCGACATGAGCGAGTACGGCGAGAAGTTCTCCGTCTCACGCCTCGTCGGTGCGCCTCCGGGATACGTCGGTTACGAGCAGGGCGGTCAGCTGACCGAGGCCGTTCGTCGTCGTCCGTACTCGGTGATCCTGCTCGACGAGGTCGAGAAGGCGCACCCGGAGGTGTTCGACGTGCTGCTGCAGGTGCTCGACGACGGCCGGCTGACCGACGGCCAGGGCCGCACGGTCGACTTCCGCAACACCATCCTGGTGCTCACCTCGAACCTCGGCAGCCAGTTCCTCGTCGACCCGACGCTGAACCCGACCGAGCGCGAGGAGGCGGTGCTCCAGATGGTGCGGCAGGCGTTCAAGCCGGAGTTCGTCAACCGTCTCGACGACATCGTCGTGTTCTCCGCGCTCACGCAGGAGGAGCTGGGCGAGATCGTCGAGCTGGGCATCGACCACCTGATGCAGCGGCTCACCGAGCGACGGCTGGAGCTGGCGGTCACCCCGGATGCGCGGGCCTGGCTAGCCGAGCGCGGGTACGACCCGATCTACGGCGCCCGTCCACTGCGCCGGCTGATGCAGCGCGAGATCGAGGACCGTCTCGCCACCGCACTTCTCGCCGGCGAGGTGCGCGACGGCGACCTGGTCCGGGTCGACCTCGACCGCGAGGCCGACCACCTGACGGTCGCGGCCGTCCGCGAGTAG
- a CDS encoding ester cyclase, with protein MDAEPADDRAVVEERYRHYLDRCNEHRFDELDAFVAPDVRVNGVRVGIHEYGAGLAGVVELFPDFRWTLEELVVDGDRIAARLIDTATSADGARRIRIQEFAQYRLAGGLIAEAWGDLDRWRLDAAPDAR; from the coding sequence ATGGATGCCGAACCAGCTGACGACCGCGCGGTCGTCGAGGAGCGCTACCGGCACTACCTCGACCGCTGCAACGAGCACCGCTTCGACGAGCTGGACGCGTTCGTCGCGCCGGACGTTCGCGTCAACGGCGTGCGCGTCGGCATCCACGAGTACGGCGCGGGGCTGGCCGGGGTCGTCGAGCTGTTCCCCGATTTCCGCTGGACGCTCGAGGAGCTCGTGGTGGACGGCGACCGCATCGCCGCCCGTCTCATAGACACCGCCACTTCGGCCGACGGCGCCCGACGCATTCGCATCCAGGAGTTCGCCCAGTATCGGCTGGCCGGCGGACTCATCGCGGAGGCCTGGGGAGACCTCGACCGGTGGCGCCTCGACGCGGCCCCGGATGCGCGGTGA
- a CDS encoding HNH endonuclease family protein, whose amino-acid sequence MRQTDQERTRRRLSASAALVAAALLLAGCSVVVSAAEPAGTVATPPASSPATVPASAAPAGSIDARTLLATLPVKGKAPKTGYDRVGDFGPAWDLPGQPCSTRDLILARDLTDVVRDGPCKVTSGTLHDPYTGKTISFRRGVATSAEVQIDHRVPLANAWQTGAQQLTFEQRRQLANDPLNLVAVDGPTNAKKSDGDAATWLPPVKPYRCEYVAAQVAVKARYHLWVAPAEHDAIDRILAGCAPVMVPQPGTTAPAGR is encoded by the coding sequence GTGCGCCAGACGGATCAGGAACGGACGAGGCGGAGGCTGTCCGCCTCCGCCGCGCTTGTGGCCGCCGCGTTGCTCCTGGCCGGATGCTCCGTCGTCGTGAGCGCCGCGGAGCCGGCGGGCACGGTTGCGACTCCGCCTGCGTCTTCGCCGGCTACCGTGCCAGCGTCGGCGGCACCCGCCGGCTCGATCGACGCCCGAACCCTGCTGGCCACGCTCCCGGTCAAGGGAAAGGCGCCGAAGACCGGCTACGACCGGGTCGGCGACTTCGGCCCGGCGTGGGATCTGCCCGGGCAGCCCTGCTCGACGCGGGACCTCATCCTCGCCCGCGACCTGACCGACGTCGTCCGGGACGGCCCCTGCAAGGTCACCTCCGGCACCCTCCACGACCCGTACACGGGGAAGACGATCAGCTTCCGCCGCGGCGTCGCGACCTCGGCCGAGGTGCAGATCGACCACCGCGTCCCGCTCGCCAACGCCTGGCAGACCGGCGCCCAGCAGCTCACCTTCGAGCAACGGCGGCAGCTCGCGAACGATCCGCTGAACCTCGTGGCGGTCGACGGGCCGACGAACGCGAAGAAGTCCGACGGGGATGCTGCAACCTGGCTTCCGCCGGTGAAGCCGTACCGGTGCGAATACGTGGCGGCGCAGGTCGCCGTGAAGGCCCGGTACCACCTGTGGGTCGCTCCGGCCGAGCACGACGCGATCGACCGCATCCTGGCGGGATGCGCGCCCGTGATGGTGCCCCAGCCCGGGACCACGGCGCCCGCGGGGCGGTAG
- a CDS encoding dihydrofolate reductase family protein: MGKTVLYASVSVDGFIADADDQPGPLFDWLLGGDVPLDDSGVLKVSHASYDYVRPYWDGIGVTIVGRHVFDMTDGWDGVPPGGVGHVVVVTHRGRPEGWFPDAPFTFVDGIEAAMHTAQELAGDRVVEVAAGDVGGQALAAGLIDEVRMDVAPVVLGAGKRFFGSVAAQHLLEGPEEVVQGDGVLHLRYRVRR; the protein is encoded by the coding sequence GTGGGCAAGACCGTGCTGTACGCATCCGTGTCGGTGGACGGCTTCATCGCCGACGCGGACGACCAGCCCGGGCCGCTGTTCGACTGGTTGCTAGGCGGTGACGTACCGCTGGACGACAGCGGCGTGCTGAAGGTGTCGCACGCGTCGTACGACTACGTCCGGCCCTACTGGGACGGGATCGGGGTGACCATCGTCGGCCGCCACGTCTTCGACATGACGGACGGGTGGGACGGGGTGCCCCCGGGCGGCGTCGGGCACGTCGTCGTCGTGACCCACCGGGGCCGGCCGGAGGGCTGGTTCCCCGACGCTCCGTTCACGTTCGTCGACGGCATCGAGGCCGCCATGCACACCGCCCAGGAGCTCGCGGGAGACCGCGTGGTCGAGGTCGCAGCGGGAGATGTCGGCGGCCAGGCGCTCGCCGCGGGCCTCATCGACGAGGTCCGGATGGATGTGGCACCCGTCGTGCTCGGCGCCGGAAAGCGTTTCTTCGGGTCCGTCGCAGCGCAGCACCTCCTCGAGGGACCGGAGGAGGTCGTCCAGGGGGACGGCGTGCTCCACCTGCGTTACCGTGTGCGTCGGTGA
- a CDS encoding MerR family transcriptional regulator, with amino-acid sequence MLITELAERSSTPAATIKYYVREGLLPAGERVGGNRTIYSEEHERRLRLIRAMLEVGKLSIASVKTILNALDEPGAPIAHTFDVAQQALSRSAVSDVAEPTPEALARVDAVAARAGWTDCDDNIGREIAARVIDAFAGSGFPLPDDYLDRYAAAARIHAEADLGAVATLPDPSRMTELMVIGTVLGDTLSLGLRRMAQAVVTEERRRSS; translated from the coding sequence GTGCTGATCACCGAACTCGCCGAACGCTCCTCGACTCCCGCCGCCACGATCAAGTACTACGTGCGGGAAGGGCTGCTGCCCGCGGGCGAACGCGTGGGCGGCAACCGCACCATCTACAGCGAGGAGCACGAGCGCCGGCTGCGGCTGATCCGCGCCATGCTCGAGGTGGGCAAGCTGTCCATCGCCTCCGTCAAGACCATCCTGAACGCACTGGATGAGCCGGGCGCCCCCATCGCCCACACCTTCGACGTCGCGCAGCAGGCGCTCTCGCGCTCCGCCGTCTCGGACGTCGCCGAACCGACGCCCGAGGCACTCGCGCGAGTGGATGCGGTCGCCGCCCGCGCCGGCTGGACCGACTGCGACGACAACATCGGCCGCGAGATCGCCGCCCGCGTGATCGACGCGTTCGCCGGCTCGGGGTTTCCCCTCCCGGACGACTATCTCGACCGCTACGCCGCCGCCGCGCGCATCCACGCCGAAGCCGACCTGGGCGCGGTCGCCACCCTGCCCGACCCGTCGCGCATGACCGAGCTCATGGTGATCGGCACCGTGCTCGGCGACACCCTCTCGCTCGGCCTGCGCCGTATGGCGCAGGCCGTCGTCACCGAAGAAAGAAGAAGAAGCTCATGA
- a CDS encoding APC family permease produces MTQTSSRPDASHGGDADQHRGDHHALAADGVSAAGSIVMAVAGSAPAYSIAATTATLVGAAALGAPAALLWCGIPMLGIAWAFLYLGRLDVNAGAAYSWVARALHPILGFLSGWALVISATIFMVAGALPAGAMTVTLFAPEQAENVPLITGVGALWFLVMAACVLFGVHVTARAQWIMSVIEVGILVLFAVLMIVRAATSAHAGPSFSWDWLGFQHLTGQGVFVSAALVAAFYFWGWDVSANLNEETKDGHKNAGSAGIIGVIIVFLLFEIFTIATLVILPQKTIEEHSANVLSVLGDAVWPGIGGKVLVIAVALSTIATLETTLIQVTRTLFSMGRDNTIPKAFGRIHPKWRTPAFATLVVVGVSIVLFVGSNFVGNVGEIMNNAILSIGIQIAFYYTLAGVAVVVAYRKVLLKSVKNFILIGLWPAAGAVFMGVMFVMGIVQNFQDDAIVVNILGLGLIVLGVVPIALFYRKARGYYTRRPLELPDELDAAAPANVDDRDPAAR; encoded by the coding sequence ATGACGCAGACCAGTTCCCGGCCGGACGCCTCGCACGGAGGCGACGCCGACCAGCACCGGGGAGACCACCACGCCCTCGCGGCCGACGGAGTGAGCGCCGCCGGATCCATCGTGATGGCTGTCGCGGGCAGCGCACCCGCCTACTCGATCGCCGCGACGACGGCGACCCTCGTCGGGGCCGCCGCCCTCGGCGCTCCCGCCGCGCTGCTGTGGTGCGGCATCCCGATGCTCGGCATCGCCTGGGCGTTCCTGTACCTCGGACGGCTCGACGTGAACGCGGGCGCCGCCTACTCGTGGGTCGCACGGGCGCTGCACCCCATCCTCGGCTTCCTCTCCGGCTGGGCGCTGGTCATCTCGGCGACGATCTTCATGGTCGCGGGCGCGCTGCCCGCCGGGGCCATGACGGTCACGCTGTTCGCTCCGGAGCAGGCCGAGAACGTTCCGCTCATCACCGGTGTCGGCGCGCTCTGGTTCCTCGTCATGGCGGCGTGCGTGCTGTTCGGCGTGCACGTCACCGCGCGGGCGCAGTGGATCATGTCGGTCATCGAGGTGGGCATCCTCGTGCTCTTCGCCGTTCTGATGATCGTGCGGGCGGCCACCTCGGCTCACGCCGGGCCGTCGTTCTCGTGGGACTGGCTGGGCTTCCAGCACCTCACCGGCCAGGGGGTCTTCGTGTCGGCCGCGCTGGTCGCGGCGTTCTACTTCTGGGGCTGGGATGTGTCCGCCAACCTCAACGAGGAGACGAAGGACGGCCACAAGAACGCCGGGTCGGCCGGCATCATCGGTGTCATCATCGTCTTCCTGCTGTTCGAGATCTTCACGATCGCGACGCTGGTGATCCTGCCGCAGAAGACGATCGAGGAGCACAGTGCCAACGTGCTGTCCGTGCTCGGCGACGCCGTGTGGCCGGGCATCGGCGGGAAGGTGCTGGTGATCGCCGTCGCGCTGTCGACCATCGCGACGCTGGAGACGACGCTCATCCAGGTCACCCGGACGCTGTTCTCGATGGGACGCGACAACACCATCCCGAAGGCCTTCGGCCGCATCCACCCGAAGTGGCGCACGCCGGCCTTCGCGACGCTGGTCGTCGTCGGGGTGTCGATCGTGCTCTTCGTCGGATCGAACTTCGTCGGCAACGTCGGCGAGATCATGAACAACGCCATCCTGTCCATCGGCATCCAGATCGCGTTCTACTACACGCTCGCCGGAGTGGCCGTGGTGGTCGCCTACCGGAAGGTGCTGCTGAAGTCGGTGAAGAACTTCATCCTCATCGGGCTGTGGCCGGCGGCCGGTGCGGTGTTCATGGGCGTGATGTTCGTGATGGGAATCGTGCAGAACTTCCAGGACGACGCGATCGTCGTCAACATCCTCGGGCTCGGGCTGATCGTCCTCGGTGTCGTGCCGATCGCGCTCTTCTACCGCAAGGCGCGCGGGTACTACACGCGGCGTCCGCTCGAGCTCCCCGACGAGCTCGACGCCGCCGCCCCCGCGAACGTCGACGACCGCGACCCCGCCGCTCGCTGA
- a CDS encoding glycerophosphodiester phosphodiesterase family protein: MPDDEETAAPPARRISRRALIVGGVLGAAAVAGGAYVVPRIFRGPEDGLLVDRLIERKGFTVAHRGGSLDWPEMSMEAYRNSVAAGVNALEISLARTSDGVWFGLHDETLDRTSGTSGFVAAEHTWKEVRQHRISAAETNDPRQAPQPYLRFEELIAAYAATHTIFVDPKVVPVEHFGELFALMATVDHPTNTFVAKGYCTAREWPVDARGRGFRTWGYYYGAELASDPQLFASTAERWSWLGLDYNGGEDAWRAFTGSGKPVLAHIVPSRTAADTALGLGAGGMVVSGVREVLRS; this comes from the coding sequence ATGCCCGACGACGAGGAGACCGCCGCCCCGCCTGCCCGACGCATCTCGCGGAGAGCCCTCATCGTCGGCGGTGTTCTCGGCGCGGCGGCCGTCGCGGGCGGTGCGTATGTCGTTCCGCGGATCTTCCGCGGGCCGGAGGACGGCCTCCTGGTCGACCGTCTCATCGAGCGGAAGGGCTTCACGGTCGCCCACCGCGGCGGCTCCCTCGACTGGCCGGAGATGTCGATGGAGGCGTACCGCAACTCGGTGGCGGCCGGGGTCAACGCGCTCGAGATCTCGCTGGCCCGCACGTCGGACGGCGTCTGGTTCGGACTGCACGACGAGACGCTCGACCGCACCTCCGGCACCTCGGGATTCGTCGCGGCGGAGCACACCTGGAAGGAGGTCCGGCAGCACCGCATCTCGGCCGCCGAGACGAACGATCCGCGCCAGGCTCCGCAGCCGTACCTCCGCTTCGAGGAGCTCATCGCCGCCTATGCCGCGACGCACACGATCTTCGTCGACCCGAAGGTGGTCCCCGTCGAGCACTTCGGCGAGCTCTTCGCGCTCATGGCGACGGTCGACCATCCGACCAACACGTTCGTCGCCAAGGGCTACTGCACCGCCCGCGAGTGGCCCGTGGATGCGCGCGGCCGCGGTTTCCGCACCTGGGGGTACTACTACGGGGCGGAACTCGCCTCCGACCCGCAGCTGTTCGCCTCCACCGCCGAGCGCTGGAGCTGGCTCGGGCTCGACTACAACGGCGGCGAGGACGCCTGGCGGGCCTTCACCGGGAGCGGCAAGCCGGTGCTCGCGCACATCGTCCCGTCGCGTACCGCCGCCGACACTGCCCTCGGTTTGGGCGCCGGGGGGATGGTCGTCTCGGGGGTGCGCGAGGTCCTGCGCAGCTGA